Proteins from a single region of Weeksella virosa DSM 16922:
- a CDS encoding ABC transporter ATP-binding protein yields the protein MKALQKLNKFLWNYKWKLIIGFFLIICSNYVNVFSINYIGKALNSVQELLTNFIEKGNLDIETLKQGLLWTVLAFIGLKILAGILTIGTRQMIIATSRLIEYDLKNVIFQHYQNLSLTFYKKNKTGDLMNRITEDVSLVRQYLGPGIMYPIDLLSRTFILFFFMLQIDRDLTLYTLAPLPILSLLIYQVALRINKRSKILQAQQSLISSSVQDTFAGIRIIKSFNTENFIKKKYELSSDLYQDKALSLAQIQAAFGPLMIIIVGLSNLVILYLGGKKYMDGTLSIGVIGQFFMYLNMLIWPFTSLGWVTMIVQRAEASMARINEFLDQESEIVNHTQEPTPIKGEIEFRNVSYIYENTGIKALDSVSFKLKKGETLAIIGKTGSGKSTIALLIARLLQPTSGEILLDGKPLDSFNLYDLREAIGFVPQESFLFSDTIQNNILFGSDEQDQEKAIHYAKQAVVHDNIMGFKEAYQTVVGERGVTLSGGQKQRISIARALVKNPQILIFDDALSAVDTETEEQILTNLETEIESKTAIIITHRISSAKNANEVLVLNDGQVEEFDTPSNLMKSDNYFSILYREQLKET from the coding sequence GTGAAAGCGTTACAGAAATTAAATAAATTCTTGTGGAACTATAAATGGAAACTCATTATTGGTTTTTTTCTCATCATTTGTTCCAACTATGTCAATGTATTTTCAATCAATTATATTGGGAAAGCTCTGAACTCTGTACAAGAGTTATTGACCAACTTTATAGAGAAGGGTAACCTCGATATTGAAACCCTCAAGCAAGGTCTTTTATGGACAGTCTTGGCTTTTATTGGTTTGAAGATTTTGGCCGGTATATTAACCATCGGAACGCGACAAATGATTATTGCCACTTCGAGATTGATAGAGTACGACCTGAAAAATGTTATCTTCCAGCATTATCAGAACCTATCGCTCACCTTCTATAAGAAAAATAAAACAGGCGATTTAATGAACCGTATCACCGAAGATGTTTCGCTCGTACGACAATATTTAGGGCCGGGAATTATGTACCCAATCGATTTACTTTCTCGCACGTTCATTTTGTTTTTCTTTATGTTGCAAATCGATCGAGACCTTACCCTATACACCCTGGCACCTTTACCTATTTTATCTTTATTGATTTACCAAGTTGCACTTCGGATCAATAAAAGAAGTAAAATACTGCAAGCACAACAATCGCTTATTTCTTCTTCTGTACAAGATACCTTTGCCGGAATACGAATCATCAAGTCTTTCAACACCGAGAATTTTATCAAGAAAAAATACGAATTAAGCTCTGATTTATACCAAGATAAAGCACTTTCTTTAGCACAAATTCAGGCAGCTTTTGGTCCGTTAATGATTATTATTGTAGGGCTTAGCAATCTAGTGATTTTATATCTAGGCGGAAAGAAATACATGGACGGAACGCTAAGCATTGGTGTAATCGGACAATTTTTCATGTACCTCAACATGTTGATTTGGCCATTTACATCTTTGGGTTGGGTAACGATGATTGTGCAGCGTGCGGAAGCCTCGATGGCAAGAATCAATGAGTTTCTTGATCAAGAATCAGAAATAGTAAATCATACCCAAGAGCCTACACCAATCAAAGGAGAAATCGAGTTCCGAAATGTCAGTTATATCTATGAAAATACAGGTATCAAAGCTCTCGACAGTGTTTCCTTCAAACTAAAAAAAGGAGAAACCTTAGCGATTATTGGCAAAACAGGTTCGGGAAAATCGACCATTGCTTTACTGATTGCTCGTTTGTTGCAACCAACATCAGGTGAAATTCTTCTGGATGGCAAACCTTTGGATTCATTCAACTTATACGACTTGAGAGAAGCTATTGGGTTTGTCCCTCAAGAATCCTTTTTATTTTCGGATACTATCCAAAACAATATTCTATTTGGGAGTGATGAACAAGACCAAGAGAAAGCAATACATTATGCCAAACAAGCTGTGGTGCACGATAACATTATGGGTTTCAAAGAAGCTTATCAAACGGTTGTTGGAGAGCGCGGCGTCACACTTTCGGGTGGGCAAAAACAACGTATCTCTATTGCAAGAGCTTTGGTAAAAAACCCTCAGATTCTTATTTTCGATGATGCTCTTTCTGCTGTTGACACTGAAACAGAAGAACAAATTCTCACAAATTTAGAAACCGAAATCGAGTCCAAAACAGCCATTATTATTACTCATAGAATTTCATCGGCCAAAAATGCCAACGAGGTTTTAGTCTTGAATGATGGGCAGGTTGAAGAGTTCGACACACCATCGAATTTAATGAAAAGTGATAATTATTTTTCTATCCTATATAGAGAGCAACTCAAAGAAACCTAA
- a CDS encoding PUR family DNA/RNA-binding protein, with product MSEFEKYESVDTDGIFSKVLRAGRRTYFFDVRETKAGDYYLTITESKKNTLDDGNIQYKKHKIYLYKEDFTNFKELLNETTAYILKEKGEVVISEKHQNDFNPKKEFSNDQSNGVTNDFTDLEFEDI from the coding sequence ATGAGCGAATTTGAAAAATATGAAAGTGTAGATACAGATGGGATATTTTCCAAGGTACTACGAGCAGGACGCCGAACGTATTTTTTCGATGTAAGAGAGACCAAGGCAGGCGATTATTATCTCACCATAACCGAGAGTAAAAAGAATACTTTAGACGATGGAAACATCCAATACAAAAAACACAAGATTTATTTGTATAAAGAAGATTTTACCAATTTCAAAGAATTGTTAAACGAAACTACCGCCTATATTCTAAAAGAAAAAGGTGAAGTTGTAATTTCTGAAAAACATCAAAACGATTTCAATCCGAAAAAAGAGTTCTCGAACGACCAAAGTAATGGGGTAACAAACGATTTCACAGATCTCGAGTTCGAAGACATTTAA
- a CDS encoding GlsB/YeaQ/YmgE family stress response membrane protein: MNIISWAIFGLIAGVIAKMISPGKDPGGFFVTIIIGILGSILGGWIASFFFTLDESKWSFQGFLVAILGAVLLLFIYKKIAK, from the coding sequence ATGAATATTATTTCATGGGCTATTTTCGGATTAATTGCGGGTGTAATTGCTAAAATGATATCTCCAGGTAAAGACCCAGGAGGATTTTTCGTAACTATAATAATTGGGATCTTAGGTTCTATTTTGGGCGGATGGATAGCTTCTTTCTTTTTTACGCTCGACGAAAGTAAATGGTCTTTCCAGGGGTTTCTTGTTGCAATTCTAGGTGCAGTGCTATTGCTTTTTATCTATAAAAAAATAGCGAAATAA
- the glmM gene encoding phosphoglucosamine mutase, whose product MALIKSISGIRGTIGGEPGNNLTPIDAVKFAAAYGTWLRENKTKQSLSVVIGRDARISGEMISQLVSNTLIGLGIHVIDLGLSTTPTVEVMVPKLDADGGIILTASHNPKEWNALKLLNEQGEFISAAEGQKILDLAEKEAFQFAKVDDLGQYKSYTTAIDEHIEMILALPLVNKEAIQAKNFKVVIDAVNSTGGIAIPKLLDQLGVSYIKLYCEPNGHFPHNPEPLKEHLTDISKKVVEEKADFGIVVDPDVDRLALINEDGSMFGEEYTLVAVADYVLSKTPSATVSNLSSSRALSDIAKKYGQIYEPSAVGEVNVVEKMKELNAKIGGEGNGGIIYPELHYGRDSLVGIALFLTHLAEQNKKVKELRDTYPAYYMAKKKIELTPEVDVDQILENIQNHYKDTNINTIDGVKIDFDDEWIHLRKSNTEPIIRIYTESTSQEKAEALADSVIEKIKHIV is encoded by the coding sequence ATGGCTTTAATAAAATCTATATCTGGTATACGCGGCACTATTGGTGGCGAACCTGGCAACAACCTTACACCTATCGATGCAGTGAAGTTTGCAGCTGCCTATGGTACTTGGCTAAGAGAAAATAAAACGAAACAATCTTTATCGGTGGTGATTGGTCGAGATGCCCGTATTTCGGGCGAAATGATAAGTCAATTGGTATCCAACACCTTGATTGGGTTAGGCATACATGTAATCGATTTAGGCTTATCGACCACTCCTACGGTAGAGGTTATGGTACCAAAACTAGATGCAGATGGAGGGATAATCTTAACCGCTTCTCATAACCCAAAAGAATGGAATGCACTGAAACTCCTCAATGAACAAGGAGAATTCATTTCTGCAGCAGAAGGGCAAAAAATTTTAGACCTTGCCGAAAAAGAAGCTTTTCAGTTTGCGAAGGTGGATGATCTTGGCCAATATAAAAGCTATACAACCGCAATTGACGAACATATTGAAATGATTTTGGCTTTACCTTTGGTAAACAAAGAAGCCATACAAGCAAAAAATTTCAAAGTGGTGATAGATGCTGTAAATTCTACCGGAGGAATTGCTATCCCCAAATTGTTGGATCAATTAGGAGTATCGTATATAAAATTATATTGCGAGCCGAACGGCCATTTCCCACACAATCCAGAACCTCTAAAAGAACATCTTACCGATATCTCTAAAAAAGTAGTGGAAGAAAAAGCAGATTTCGGCATTGTTGTAGATCCCGATGTAGACCGCTTGGCACTAATCAATGAAGACGGCTCTATGTTTGGTGAAGAATACACCCTGGTAGCTGTTGCCGACTATGTATTGAGCAAAACTCCTTCTGCAACGGTTTCAAATCTTTCTTCTTCGCGTGCTTTGAGTGACATTGCTAAAAAATATGGCCAAATTTATGAGCCTTCTGCAGTGGGTGAAGTAAACGTGGTAGAAAAAATGAAAGAATTGAATGCGAAAATTGGCGGTGAAGGAAATGGTGGAATTATTTATCCAGAGTTGCATTATGGCCGTGACTCATTGGTCGGGATTGCACTTTTCTTGACACATTTAGCAGAACAAAATAAAAAAGTAAAAGAACTTAGAGATACTTATCCGGCTTATTATATGGCCAAAAAGAAAATCGAATTGACCCCTGAAGTCGATGTTGATCAAATTTTAGAAAACATCCAAAACCATTATAAAGACACCAATATCAATACCATAGATGGAGTAAAAATTGATTTTGACGATGAGTGGATTCACCTAAGAAAATCGAATACAGAACCGATTATCCGAATCTATACCGAGAGTACTTCGCAAGAAAAAGCAGAAGCTTTGGCCGATTCTGTTATAGAAAAAATAAAACATATTGTATAG
- a CDS encoding tetratricopeptide repeat protein → MDDELMNNDYVDQFESMLENNDTIFFDSEQMCEIIAFYLEIGDYEYAQKALEYAYQLYPDNTNIQIKELEYYIYIDELVAATEIIRKLRDLAQNDLDYLLAVAKYWSLKNNPKLAIQFYQKALMWDEELDYIYNCIGSEYLHLDALSSALVYFKKSLDENPQNEFAFYSAIQCYEELHQTNECIEFLNHIIDQDPYNENAWYQLGTLYSSQKKYQEALRAFDFVTIINPQNISGYNQKAFCFEQLQDYTAAILEYQEILPLDDTAAFTYIKIGECYKKLKQPFKALQAFHKAIHDDPQLEKAWICTSDLYESLGNYQDAMYYLDRALDLDANVSDYRKRHAYLNIQLGQYEEAIQDYQFLTEHDPLNLYNWLGMVETLIAIGDYSRAVETIHKGLVHFNRAELLYQLSNCYYLLNEEEKGLNAFQLAVRLDESLKVEMYKKYPILFNRTSFLFEE, encoded by the coding sequence ATGGATGATGAATTAATGAATAATGATTACGTAGACCAATTTGAATCGATGCTCGAAAACAATGATACTATTTTTTTCGATTCGGAGCAAATGTGTGAGATTATTGCTTTTTATCTAGAAATTGGTGATTACGAATATGCACAGAAGGCCTTAGAATATGCCTATCAATTGTATCCAGACAATACCAATATACAGATAAAAGAGTTAGAGTACTATATATATATCGACGAATTGGTTGCTGCTACAGAAATAATAAGAAAACTAAGAGATTTGGCTCAAAATGATTTGGACTATCTTTTGGCAGTGGCTAAATATTGGAGCCTGAAAAACAACCCAAAGTTAGCAATCCAATTCTACCAAAAAGCTTTGATGTGGGATGAAGAGCTTGATTATATTTATAATTGCATTGGGAGCGAATACCTCCATTTAGATGCTTTGAGTTCTGCGTTGGTGTATTTTAAAAAATCATTGGACGAAAATCCACAAAACGAATTTGCTTTCTACTCGGCCATACAATGCTACGAAGAGCTTCATCAAACCAATGAATGCATAGAGTTTCTCAACCATATTATTGATCAAGATCCATACAACGAAAATGCATGGTATCAATTGGGTACACTTTATTCAAGTCAGAAAAAATACCAAGAAGCCCTTCGGGCATTCGATTTTGTTACAATCATCAATCCGCAAAACATTTCAGGCTATAACCAGAAAGCATTTTGCTTCGAGCAATTACAAGATTATACAGCGGCTATTCTAGAATACCAAGAAATTTTACCTTTGGATGATACAGCGGCTTTTACCTACATCAAAATTGGGGAATGTTACAAGAAATTAAAACAACCATTCAAAGCACTTCAGGCTTTCCACAAAGCTATTCATGATGATCCACAATTAGAAAAAGCTTGGATTTGCACTTCTGATTTGTACGAGAGTTTAGGAAATTATCAAGACGCAATGTATTACCTAGATCGTGCACTAGATTTGGATGCCAACGTTTCTGATTATAGAAAAAGACATGCCTATCTCAACATTCAACTTGGCCAGTACGAAGAAGCCATACAAGACTATCAGTTCTTAACCGAGCATGACCCCCTAAATCTCTACAATTGGTTGGGCATGGTAGAGACCCTGATTGCGATTGGTGATTATTCTCGTGCTGTAGAAACCATCCATAAAGGACTGGTACACTTCAATCGTGCCGAATTGTTGTATCAGCTAAGTAATTGCTATTATTTATTGAATGAGGAAGAAAAAGGTCTAAATGCTTTTCAACTTGCAGTACGACTAGACGAATCCCTCAAGGTCGAGATGTATAAAAAATATCCTATTCTTTTTAATAGAACAAGCTTTTTATTCGAAGAATAA
- a CDS encoding acyl carrier protein phosphodiesterase, giving the protein MNYIAHQVLSFGDPNLQLGNLLGEVVKGNQYQQYSPNLQKGILLHRQIDTFTDAHPIVKESTALLHADQGKFSPIVIDVIFDYFLIQHWETFVTQPFKSFKKNCYQLFKTSEQIFPPKLQYIIYHLLLHDWFENYTTLEGVALTLRNIGKRTKFENRLANSLPILRQHLPELERNFFSFYPQLEQNCRRFLFR; this is encoded by the coding sequence ATGAACTACATAGCACATCAAGTTTTATCATTCGGCGACCCGAATCTTCAGCTAGGAAATCTATTGGGTGAGGTAGTAAAAGGAAATCAATATCAGCAATACTCACCCAACTTACAAAAAGGGATATTATTGCATCGGCAAATAGACACATTTACCGACGCACACCCTATTGTGAAAGAGAGTACTGCCCTTTTGCATGCCGATCAAGGGAAATTTTCTCCTATTGTAATTGATGTTATTTTTGACTATTTCTTGATTCAACATTGGGAGACATTTGTTACACAACCTTTTAAGAGCTTCAAAAAAAATTGTTATCAATTATTCAAAACATCAGAACAAATCTTCCCACCAAAATTACAATACATTATCTACCATTTACTTTTACATGATTGGTTCGAGAACTACACTACACTAGAAGGTGTTGCACTTACCTTGCGCAATATTGGCAAGCGAACAAAGTTCGAGAATCGTTTGGCTAACTCCCTACCAATTCTTCGACAACATTTACCAGAGCTAGAAAGAAATTTTTTTTCTTTTTATCCACAATTAGAACAGAATTGCCGAAGATTTCTTTTTAGATAA